One segment of Pseudanabaena sp. FACHB-2040 DNA contains the following:
- the tilS gene encoding tRNA lysidine(34) synthetase TilS has translation MTDWSLLHARIHQTVQAHKTPLLHSSSGALIPTGARLLVAVSGGQDSLCLLKLMADLQPKWRWQIEAVHCDHRWRPDSADNAAFVVDLAQQWGIFCRVVQAETAPGSEAAARHWRYGVFESLALELNCSHVVTGHTATDRAETLLYNLIRGSGADGMQAMTWLRSLSPEYPEISLVRPLLEVTRAETAAFCQSFNIPIWDDSTNQDRAYARNRLRLDVMPYLRENFNPNVERSLAQTAEILAAEVEFLDQLAEALYRQAMLYPSSDGPWQIRRAPLKTIPLALKRRVLRRVLREVLSVQVTFEQVEKLVYLIDAPQRSQSDPFPGGAIARVEQDLIIIA, from the coding sequence ATGACTGACTGGAGTCTCTTACATGCCCGCATTCACCAGACTGTGCAGGCGCATAAAACACCGCTGCTGCATTCGTCTTCAGGGGCGCTCATTCCCACTGGAGCGCGGCTCTTGGTAGCCGTGTCGGGGGGGCAAGATTCGCTTTGTCTGCTCAAGCTGATGGCAGATCTGCAGCCTAAGTGGCGGTGGCAGATTGAAGCAGTTCACTGCGACCATCGCTGGCGACCCGACTCGGCAGACAATGCGGCTTTTGTGGTGGACTTGGCTCAGCAGTGGGGCATTTTCTGCCGGGTGGTGCAGGCTGAGACGGCGCCCGGCAGCGAGGCAGCGGCGCGGCACTGGCGCTATGGGGTGTTTGAGTCGTTGGCGCTGGAGCTGAACTGCTCGCACGTGGTGACAGGGCACACGGCTACAGATCGGGCCGAAACGCTGCTCTACAACCTAATTCGGGGCAGCGGGGCAGATGGAATGCAGGCAATGACTTGGCTGCGATCGCTCAGCCCAGAGTATCCTGAAATCTCGCTGGTGCGGCCGCTGCTAGAGGTAACGCGGGCCGAAACCGCAGCGTTTTGCCAGAGCTTTAATATTCCAATTTGGGACGACAGTACCAATCAGGATCGGGCCTACGCTCGCAATCGCCTGCGCCTAGACGTGATGCCCTACCTGCGGGAAAACTTCAACCCCAATGTGGAGCGCAGTCTGGCTCAAACTGCCGAAATCTTGGCCGCAGAAGTTGAGTTTTTAGATCAGCTGGCCGAGGCACTATATCGGCAGGCTATGCTGTACCCCAGTTCAGATGGCCCTTGGCAAATTCGCAGAGCGCCGCTCAAGACAATTCCGCTGGCGCTGAAGCGGCGAGTGCTGCGGCGAGTGCTGCGGGAGGTGCTGTCGGTGCAGGTGACCTTTGAGCAGGTAGAAAAGCTGGTGTATTTGATTGATGCACCCCAACGCAGTCAGAGCGATCCGTTTCCAGGGGGTGCGATCGCACGCGTCGAGCAGGATTTAATCATCATTGCCTGA